One Sphingomonas sp. FARSPH DNA segment encodes these proteins:
- a CDS encoding P-loop ATPase, Sll1717 family: MATVKEVLGKLNLGTSVAEFDEDLENYFVETNVFREFVRDRVDIIAGDKGTGKTAIYRFINKRHADIPELKGVTIIPAFNPSGNPIFTKLTERSTLGEGDYVLLWKSYILSLVGNTVIANDPLLVGSDLDNMLRALGLRAEVVAPKPIFSRILDQIPNFLRWKSAEMQFSLTEAGLPQISPKVEFASDAPDKMVERKIPAEDAFVVLERAMQSSGVRAWVTFDRLDEAFQGHAEIEVTALRALLRTYLDLTEFESFKLKLFLRRDLFRRVTSTGFVNLTHINAKKLEIIWDEEDLLNLLVRRMRENKDFIADIDAAKLSDLEMFNRIFPDQVDFGLRKPKTWVWIMRRVRDGNDVKPPRNLIDLIKFSREAQLPKEDRDPRQLTDETIIESESLRKGLSQLSESRVNDTLLAEAGLLSPAIAKFRDGKAEHNAESLSDVLGVTIAEVKNAIKPLLELGFLEDIKGTYKVPTLYREGLGITQGKAFQVEGDNDDEE, translated from the coding sequence ATGGCTACCGTCAAAGAAGTTCTTGGAAAGTTAAATCTGGGCACATCCGTCGCTGAGTTTGACGAGGATTTGGAAAATTACTTTGTCGAAACAAACGTATTCCGCGAATTCGTGCGCGACCGCGTAGACATAATTGCGGGAGACAAAGGCACTGGCAAAACCGCAATATATCGGTTCATTAATAAAAGACACGCTGATATTCCCGAACTTAAAGGCGTAACCATAATTCCGGCTTTTAATCCGTCCGGCAATCCGATTTTCACTAAACTAACCGAAAGGAGCACGCTGGGCGAGGGGGATTACGTACTGCTTTGGAAGTCATACATCTTATCATTGGTAGGCAATACAGTCATTGCCAATGACCCTCTTCTCGTTGGATCAGACCTTGACAATATGTTGAGAGCACTTGGTCTCCGGGCAGAGGTCGTCGCTCCAAAGCCTATATTTAGCCGAATCTTAGATCAAATACCTAATTTCCTTCGTTGGAAATCCGCAGAAATGCAATTTTCGCTAACAGAAGCTGGGCTTCCGCAGATATCTCCTAAGGTCGAGTTTGCCTCGGACGCACCCGACAAGATGGTCGAGCGCAAAATCCCAGCGGAAGATGCGTTCGTTGTACTGGAACGGGCGATGCAAAGCTCAGGCGTGCGCGCATGGGTCACGTTTGATCGACTAGATGAGGCATTTCAGGGTCACGCAGAAATTGAAGTTACCGCGCTTCGCGCTCTTCTTAGAACATATCTTGATTTAACAGAGTTTGAGAGTTTCAAACTTAAATTATTCCTGAGGCGAGACCTATTCAGACGGGTTACATCGACCGGATTTGTAAATCTAACGCACATAAATGCTAAGAAGCTTGAAATAATCTGGGATGAAGAAGATCTACTGAATCTACTTGTGCGACGTATGCGCGAAAACAAGGACTTCATTGCTGATATAGATGCAGCAAAGCTTTCCGATCTAGAAATGTTTAACCGTATTTTTCCTGATCAAGTCGATTTTGGCCTTCGAAAGCCAAAAACGTGGGTGTGGATTATGCGGCGCGTTAGAGATGGAAATGATGTTAAGCCGCCAAGAAATCTTATCGATCTGATAAAATTTTCCAGAGAAGCTCAACTACCAAAAGAAGACCGTGATCCAAGACAACTTACTGACGAAACCATAATTGAATCAGAATCCTTAAGAAAAGGACTAAGTCAACTTAGCGAGAGTCGAGTTAATGATACGCTCTTGGCTGAGGCGGGTTTATTGTCGCCTGCAATAGCAAAATTCAGAGATGGAAAGGCAGAACATAACGCAGAGTCTCTATCTGACGTTCTTGGCGTCACTATAGCCGAAGTAAAAAATGCTATCAAGCCCCTGCTAGAATTAGGATTTCTTGAAGATATCAAGGGAACGTACAAAGTTCCAACTCTGTATCGTGAAGGACTTGGAATTACACAGGGAAAGGCATTCCAAGTGGAGGGCGACAACGATGACGAAGAATAG
- a CDS encoding BrnA antitoxin family protein: MSENSTGSAGNWVDPDDAPEWTEEMFAEAEVRVGEQVIRPGAWRSAGRPPLGAASKRQVTLRLDPDVIERFRADGPGWQARMNAALRKAAGLN, from the coding sequence ATGAGCGAGAACAGCACCGGTTCGGCCGGCAATTGGGTTGATCCCGACGATGCGCCCGAATGGACCGAAGAGATGTTCGCGGAAGCGGAGGTGCGCGTCGGCGAGCAGGTCATCCGCCCCGGTGCCTGGCGCAGCGCCGGGCGGCCTCCCTTGGGCGCGGCGTCGAAGCGGCAGGTGACGTTGCGGCTCGACCCGGATGTGATCGAGCGGTTTCGCGCGGACGGGCCGGGTTGGCAGGCGCGGATGAACGCGGCGCTACGCAAGGCGGCGGGGCTAAACTAA
- a CDS encoding BrnT family toxin yields MWGDISFDAAKRDKTLRERGLDFADAPRLFAGLTYTRPDERFAYSEPRFQTFGLLDERLVMVVWAETKPGRRIISMRKCNEREQHRFGRQLG; encoded by the coding sequence ATGTGGGGCGACATCAGCTTCGATGCGGCCAAGCGCGACAAGACACTGAGGGAGCGCGGGTTGGATTTCGCCGATGCGCCGCGACTGTTCGCGGGGTTGACGTACACCCGGCCGGATGAGCGGTTCGCGTACTCGGAACCGCGCTTTCAGACGTTCGGGTTATTGGATGAACGGCTGGTGATGGTGGTGTGGGCCGAAACGAAACCCGGCCGGCGGATCATCTCGATGAGGAAGTGCAATGAGCGAGAACAGCACCGGTTCGGCCGGCAATTGGGTTGA